gacCCACCCTGGGCGCCCGAAAAAGCTGGTCCGCCAGCTGCTGAAAGTCCAGGTCTCTGAGGTGCTGCTCCAGGGCGGAAAGTGTGGCCGCCTCACCTTCCTTCTCTCTCCACTGTACCAGGGTCTGGTACACCTGGTCAGGAACGTCGTCTGGCGCGGAAACCTAACATAGTCATTGTTAAAGGCCATATGAATTCAATCCAGTGCAATCCCATTCCTGTATAAGAGCCTTCATCCTATATCAGTGAATACCATCTGATGGTATTAGGAATGAGACGCATAAGATTACAACAGAACATTAATGTCATGAGTTCGTTAAAGACAATTTTCGTTGTTACAAACAGTTCAATCTCTAATTCTGACTCCAATCCGTTTATCTGTTGAGTTACAAATAGAAAATAATCCCACCTTGATGGCGTCCATCGCCCTGTTGCTGAGCCCCAGGCTCCGGGCGAGAGGTTTCCACTGGGTTTGGCTCATCCTCACGGACAGGCGGTTGAAGGCACTGAGAATTCTCTCATCTGAATTAAAGAACGCATGTTCGTTTCAGTCATTgcatataatattataatataatgCGATATAATATGATGAAATATAATATAGTATGGTATAATATGACATAATATAAGGCAACACGTGTATTCCGATTTGCAGTGGGAATAGCggtcgttctcattgaaatgtcgaaaatggcatttttttggtcgaaaaatagattggctttattttcactgaaaaatacttgattgtttgggaaaattcctcttttaaccatagccaaaaaatggcaacttattattttcggtcccattggtaatgcattataGGGCATGTAAAAAACGtaaccggtaacgtttgttacaacagtagactttaccatgtgttcttcgaaaggacttaccttattgactacatcatttaggtataagtggatgtccctagggacatttgaaaagtggacagctttttttacaccaggtcaaatggaaagcttagacagcatcgaacaatggcaacgtttgttacagtcatttctgcacaacattttgttaagcaaggtggaatacaaatgacagtcaacaaccctttcttgtttctttagaaagccagaaaaacttaaagcgtcacaaaaacggccatttctagtcttatacgtggatactATAACCGTGGCAATcgtcgtactcgtggtggtaacgtttgttaccgaatttggcgacaggcataaatcacctcacacagcctccaagatcagtgacagtagcgatctgacgtgatcgggcagagggcctgggtagctggtttcacctgccgaacaattattctgggaactgaattgttaaatttttggctactatttgaattcttcgtttcttctcaggcgacttttttagggtgtgaaatcccacccgtggctataataatcttctaacccatcaatcaatacgaatgttgttgtgtatcttttgtaaaacattacaggagttgtggaaaaatgaaggaaccggtgatgttgtctataatttgctccatatcaaggcgtaaagtcaggtgACAGCATATCGAcgtttaaatgagaacgagccatagAAGTCTGAAGGTTTAACGATCCAGCAAAAACATTATAAAAGTTCAATTCATAATATTTGAATACTGGTATTGAAAGGGATATAGTAAGAACTTTTCAAGTCTGCAAATTACcataaaacaaatattcagctCATATAAAAGTATGATACCAATGAAAATAAGGTTGCTTTGACAGCCTGTCTAAAACACACCTCACCTTTCTCAGCCTCCTGTTTCAGGAAGGCCATGATGGCGCCGGTCCCTTGTTTACACACGTCCTGTGGAGGGTATGTCAGGGGGTTTCCAGAAACATCCAAGTCCCTCAGTTTGTCTGCTCGGTGAAGGGCGGTTGGGATcctggtgatgttgttgttctttaTGTCCAGTTTCTCCATGGCAGGTAGTTCACACAGGACTTCTGGGAACGTGTCGAACTTGTTGTTCCAGAGTTGGACCTGCCGTAGGTTGTGCAGGTGACTCATGGTGCTCGGCAGGGTTCTAAGGAGGTTGTTTTCCAATGCCAAGAACCACAGGTGTTGTAAGTTTCCCACTTCATCTGGGACCATGTCAAACTTGCGCCCGCCATTTTGTCCAGCATACAGCATCTCCAGTGTCTtcagctgcagcacctgtctggggaactcaTCAAACTGACAGCTGGGGACACTGAGAGTCTTCATCCTGGTGAGTCGTGTGACTTCATCGGGGAGACATCTGATGGGGTTATTACCGACACtcaacacctcaaggttagggagcgagcacacccctgagggtacctccgtcagctgattatgatgaatgtacagttctctcagtttctgcagcttttccacaccaggagggaaggtggagagatTATTATTGTAGACACTTAACttctcaaggttagggagcgagcacacccctgagggtacctccgtcagctgattatcatgaatgtacagttctctcagtttctgcagcttttccacaccaggagggaaggtggagagatTATTATTGTAGACACTTAACttctcaaggttagggagcgagcacacccctgagggtacctccgtcagctgattaccataaatgtacagttctctcagtttctgcagcttttccacaccaggagggaaggtggagagatTATTATTGTAGACACTTAACttctcaaggttagggagcgagcacacccctgagggtacctccgtcagctgattaccataaatgtacagttctctcagtttctgcagcttttccacaccaggagggaaggtggagagatTATTGTTACTGGCATCAAAGTTTACAAGGTTGAGGCAGGAAAAGATTTTTGTAGGAAGTTTCTTTAACTTATTGTCCTTTACCCATAGCCATTCCAGGTTTTGTAAATCTTCCAACCCGTCAGGCAACTCACTCAAATTATTGCTATGGACATATAACTGTTTCAGCCCTTGCAAGGAACTGATCGCCTGTGGCAAACTTGTCATCATGTTGCCGTCAGCGTCCAAACGGGAAAGGTTCTGCAGACGGCCGATTGCTTCCGGGATGCTGGTTAGTTTGTTATTGGACACATCTAGAAACTCCAGGTCAGTGATATCAAACACCTCCTCCGGGATGGACGTCAGACCCTGGTTACTCAGGTCAAGTGTAAGGAGACCGTTGACGGTCTGAGGCTGGAGGTTCAGgcctgccgccatgttggatta
The genomic region above belongs to Branchiostoma floridae strain S238N-H82 unplaced genomic scaffold, Bfl_VNyyK Sc7u5tJ_193, whole genome shotgun sequence and contains:
- the LOC118408551 gene encoding leucine-rich repeat and IQ domain-containing protein 4-like yields the protein MAAGLNLQPQTVNGLLTLDLSNQGLTSIPEEVFDITDLEFLDVSNNKLTSIPEAIGRLQNLSRLDADGNMMTSLPQAISSLQGLKQLYVHSNNLSELPDGLEDLQNLEWLWVKDNKLKKLPTKIFSCLNLVNFDASNNNLSTFPPGVEKLQKLRELYIYGNQLTEVPSGVCSLPNLEKLSVYNNNLSTFPPGVEKLQKLRELYIYGNQLTEVPSGVCSLPNLEKLSVYNNNLSTFPPGVEKLQKLRELYIHDNQLTEVPSGVCSLPNLEKLSVYNNNLSTFPPGVEKLQKLRELYIHHNQLTEVPSGVCSLPNLEVLSVGNNPIRCLPDEVTRLTRMKTLSVPSCQFDEFPRQVLQLKTLEMLYAGQNGGRKFDMVPDEVGNLQHLWFLALENNLLRTLPSTMSHLHNLRQVQLWNNKFDTFPEVLCELPAMEKLDIKNNNITRIPTALHRADKLRDLDVSGNPLTYPPQDVCKQGTGAIMAFLKQEAEKDERILSAFNRLSVRMSQTQWKPLARSLGLSNRAMDAIKVSAPDDVPDQVYQTLVQWREKEGEAATLSALEQHLRDLDFQQLADQLFRAPREAEKETEDVKSREEHIKVTGRPQKQDDGVKKTQPEGAVAVTKGDSSDSRTSALTARVQPMVRSEVTGGHNAVFLSYQWDHQDKVLLLHDRLQERGYSCWMDIKQMGGGDSLYEMMDKGIRGAKVVVSCVTPPYAESKNCRDEVALARNLNTPIIPVMLEKTTWPPPGPMSIPLAQLLYINMAKGQDEDPWKGALFEELVRMIDSFVKRPKAK